CCAGCACCACGCGGTTGACCTCGGCGACCTCGTTGGTGATCCGGGTGGAGATCCGGGCGACCACCTCGTAGGGCAGCCGGGACCAGTCCGCGGTCATCGCGTCCTCGCTGGAGACCGGCCGCAGCACCACGGGGTGCCCGTAGCTGCGGCCGTCGCCCTGCACCCCGACGCTGCGCACGTCGGCCAGGAGCACCACCGGGAACTGCCAGACGCCCCGGTCCAGGCCGGCGGCGGTGAGCTCCTCGCGGGCGATCAGGTCGGCCCGCCGGAGCAGGTCGAGCCGCTCCCGGTCGACCGCGCCGATGATCCGGATGGCCAGTCCGGGGCCCGGGAACGGGTGCCGCCAGACCATCGCCTCGGGCAGGCCGAGCTGGAGGCCGAGCGCCCGGACCTCGTCCTTGAACAGCGTGCGCAGCGGCTCCACCAGCGCGAACTTCAGGTCCTCCGGCAGGCCGCCGACGTTGTGGTGGCTCTTGATGTTGGCGGTGCCGGTGCCGCCGCCGGACTCCACCACGTCCGGGTAGAGGGTGCCCTGGACGAGGAACTCGACGTCGCCGTGGGCGGCGACCTCCCGCGCCGCGGCCTCGAAGACCCGGATGAACTCCCGACCGATGATCTTGCGCTTCTGCTCCGGGTCGGTCACCCCGGCCAGGGCGTCGAGGAACCGCTCCTGCGCGTCGACCACCTTGAGCTTGATGCCGGTGGCGGCGACGTAGTCCTTCTCCACCTGCTCGGCCTCGCCGGCCCGCAGCAGGCCGTGGTCGACGAAGACGCAGGTGAGCTGGTCACCGACGGCCTCGTGCACCAGCGCGGCGGCGACGGCCGAGTCGACCCCGCCGCTCAGGCCGCAGATGACCTCCTTGTCGCCGACCTGCTCGCGGATCCGGGCGACCTGCTCGTCGATGATGTTCTCGGGCGTCCAGGTCGGCTCGATGCCGGCGATGTCGTGCAGGAAGCGGCGCAGCATCTCCTGGCCGTGCGCGGTGTGCCCGACCTCCGGGTGGAACTGCACGCCGGCCCGGCGGCCGGCCACGTCCTCGAACGCGGCGACCGGCGCCCCCGCCGACTCGGCGGTCACCGTGAAGCCCTCCGGGGCCTCGGTCACGCAGTCGCCGTGGCTCATCCAGACCGGCAGGTCGTCCGGCAGTTCCCGCAGCAGCACCCCGGCCTCCGGGCGGGCGCGCAGCGGGGTGCCGCCGTACTCACGGTTGCCGGTGCGGGCCACGGTGCCACCGAGCGCCTGGGCCATCGCCTGGAAGCCGTAGCAGATGCCGAAGACCGGCACCCCGGACGAGAACATGCCGGCGTCGATCTGCGGGGCGCCCGGCGCGTAGACGCTCGACGGGCCGCCGGAGAGGATGATCGCGGCCGGGTCCTTCGCCAGCATCTCGGCGACCGGCATCGAGTGCGGCACGATCTCGGAATAGACGTTGGCCTCACGCACCCGACGCGCGATGAGCTGGGCGTACTGGGCTCCGAAGTCCACCACGAGGACGGGGCGAGGCGTGCTCATGGGAGCAAATCCTACCGACGGCGCCGCCGGGCCCCCCGCCGGTCCGCCCCCACGCCGCCGTCGCGGCGGAGGTGACGTCGGCCACCGTACGGACGGTCCGGCGCGCCACCGCCCTCCCGATGGGAGCCATTAGTCCTGTATGCGCTTTTTGACCTGTATACGGTGTCCGTACCGCCCGCCACCGGCTCACGCACGGGACTCCGACGGGTTCGGACGGTGCCCGGCCGTACGCCCGGGTCGTCAACAGCGGCAGCCGGCGGGCGCGGGGCGTCGGGAGTCGGCCGGGGGGTGGGCATGACCGAGTGGTGGCTGTGGATGTACGTCGCCGCCATGGCGGGCGGGGTCGTGCTGTTCAGCCGGTGGAGCGCGGATCCGCGGGGCGTTCCCCGCAGCGAGTACCGGGTGGCGATCGCCATCCCGCTCTGGTCCGGCTTCTGGTACCTGATCCTGGCACTGGGCGCCGGCACTGCGGAGGTGGCCGGCCACACGCTCTACTGGGCGCGGTACGTCGACTGGGCGGTCTCCTCGCCCCTGTTGCTGGTGGCGCTGATGCTGACCGCGACGCACTCGCTGCCCGGACGCTGTTGGGGACTGACGGGCGCCCTCGTCGGGGCGAACCTGGTGGTCTTTCTCTGCGGGCTGGCCGCCGAACTCGCGGCGAACGACACGATCCGCTACACCCTCTTCACGATCGGGGTCCTGGCCCTCCTCGGGCTCTACGGCCTGATCTGGGGACCGCTACGCGCCCACGCGCACCGTCAGCCGGAAGGGATCGCGGCGGTGTACACGGAGGCGGCCCTGCTGCTCAGCGTGCTCTGGGTGGGCTACCCCGTGTTCTGGATGATCGGCCCAGCCGGTGTCGGCCTCGTCAGTTCCGCCACCACCAGCCTGCTCTTCGTCCTGCTGTCCATCCTGACGAAGGTGGGCTGGAGCATCCTCGATCTCGGCCGGCTGCGCGCCCTGTCCGCCCGTGATCAGCTCACCGTCGTCTGACCCGGTGTCCGGGTCCGGCCCCCGGGTGCCGGTGTCGGACGACCGGGCGTCCGCCCGGACCCGACGACCGCCGGCGGGCGCGGCGGAGGGCCCGGGGCGGCGGGACCGGCTGCTGCGGCGCGTCGGCACGGCGACGCAGCTCGCCCTCGGCGGGCTGCTGGCGTGGTCCCCGCTGATCGACGCCGCCGGGCCGGGCGGCTCGCCGGCCTTCCTGGTCGCGGGACTGCTCCTCGGGCTCCCGCACGGCGCGGTCGACCATCTCGTGCCCGCCCGGCTGTCGGCGCGCGCCCGGCCGCTGTCGGCGCGGGTGGCGCTGCTGGCGGCCTACGCCGCCGTGGCCGGCGCCGGGCTGACGGTCTTCCGGGCCGCGCCGGACCTGGCGCTGGTCGGGTTCCTCATCGTGTCGGTCGTGCACTTCGGCACCGCCGACGTGGCGTTCCACGCCGAGCGGGACCGCCGGCCGGCCCGGCCGGGGGTGACGGCCGTGCTCGCGTACGGGGGACCGCCGGTGGTCGTCCCGTTGGCGCTGTGGCGGGAGCAGGTCGACCCGTTGCTGGCGGCGGTGGCCCCGCAGGCACCGGCGCTGCTCACCGACGAGGTGCGGGCGCTGGCACTGGCCACGGTCCTGTGCGCGGTCGCGGCCACCGCGATCCGGGACGTGCGAGCGGGACGCGCCCGCGACGCCGTCCCACCGGTCCTGCTCGTCGGACTGTTCGGCACCGTGCCGCCGGCCCTGGCCGTCGGGGCGTACTTCGCGGTCTGGCACTCCTGCCGCCACGTCGCCCGGCTGCTGCGGCACGACCCGCGGAACACGGCCGACCTGGCGGCCGGACGGGTCGGACCGCCGCTGCGTCGCTTCGCCCGGCAGGCGGCGGCTCCCACGGCGGTCGCGCTCGCCGCCCTGCTCGCCCTGGTCACCTGGCCCGGCCACCGGGCGGACCCGCTGCCCGCGACGTTCGCCGTGCTGGCCGCGCTGACCCTCCCGCACGCGGTGCTGGTCGCCTGGGCGGACCGACGCGGGCCCGGGCCCTCACGCCGGGCGGGTGACGGGCTGCTCCCCCGCCGGGGTGCCCGGCGCCGCGGTTGACCGGGCACCGGGCCCTGGTCACCTCCGCCGGGCGCCCGGCCTGGTCACCACCGCAGGGCACCGGGGGCGTCGGCCGGGACCGCCGGGAGGCGGGGTGCCACCGGCGCCAACCGGCGGTACGGCGCACCGAGCGGCGGCCTCGGGTCCACGTCGCCCTTGTTGGGCCAGAAGGACATCGCGCGTTCCGCCTGGGCGGTGATGGTCAACGACGGGTTCACCCCGAGGTTCGCCGAGACCGCCGCGCCGTCCACCACGTGCAGCCCCGGGTGGCCGAACACCCGGTGCCACGGGTCGATCACACCGTCGGTCGGGGTGGCGCCGATCACCGCTCCGCCGAGGATGTGTGCGGTCATCGGAATGTCGAACGGCTCGGTCAGGGCGCCGCCGGGCGTACCGCCGATCTCCTCGGCCAGCAGGCGGGCCGCCTGGTTGCCGGCCGGGATCCAGGTCGGGTTGGGCGCGCCGTGACCCGGCCCGGAGACCAGGTGGCGGCCGAACGGGCCGCGTCGCAGCCGGGTGGTCAGCGAGTTGTCCACCGACTGCATGACCAGGGCGATCACCGTCCGCTCCGACCAGCCGCGCACCGACAGCAGCCGGGCCGCCGTGCCGGGCTGGCGCAGCAGGACCCCCACCCAGCGGCGGAGCCGGCGCGGCCCGCCGTCGACCAGCAGCGACTGGAGCAGGCCCATCGCGTTCGAGCCCCGGCCGTAGCGGACCGGCTCGATGTGGGTCTGCGGGTCGGGGTGGAACGAACTGGTGATCGCCACCCCCTCGGTGAAGTCGAGCCCCTCGGAGCGGGCCCGCCGGCGGGGCACTGAGGCGCCGAGGATCGCCTCCGAGTTGGTCCGGGTCAGCTCGCCGAGGCGGGGCGAGAGCGCGGGCAGGGCACCCTCCGCCTTCATCGTGTGCAGCAGCCGCTGGGTGCCGAGCGCCCCGGCCGCGAAGACCACCTGGTCGGCGTGGATCACCTGCCGCCGCGCGCGCAGCCAGGCTCCCGTGCGCACGGTGTGCACCGCGTACCCGCCGCCGTCGGCCGGCCGCACGGCGGTGACCGTGGTCAGCGGGTGCACCCGCGCGCCCAGCCGCTCCGCCAGCCACAGGTAGTTCTTCACCAGCGTGTTCTTCGCGCCCCGCCGGCAGCCGGTCATGCACGCGCCGCAGTGCGTGCAGCCGGTGCGCTCCGGCCCGGCGCCGCCGAAGTAGGGGTCGGTGGCCCGCTGGCCGGGCCGGCCGATGAACACGCCGACCGGGGTGGCGTGGTGGGTGTGCCCGACCCCCATCCGGTCGGCCACCGCCCGCATCGCCCGGTCCGCGCGGGTGACGAGGGGGTACGTGGTGGCGCCGAGCATCCGCTTCGCCTGGTCGTAGTGGCCGGCGAGCTCGTCGCGCCAGTCGGTGACGTCCCGCCACTGCGGGTCGGTGTAGAAGGCGTCCAACGGCTCGTAGAGGGTGTTGGCGTAGACGAGCGAGCCACCGCCGACCCCGGCGCCGGAGAGCACCAGCACGCCGCCGCCCGCCTTCCGGTCGGCCGGGCGCAGCAGGGTGAGTCGCTGGAGGCCGTAGCAGCCGAGGCGGGGTGCCCACAGGAACCGCCGCAGCCGCCAGGAGGTCTGCGGGAACTCGTCGTCGGCGAAGCGGCGCCCGGCCTCCAGCACCCCGACCGAGTAGCCCTTCTCGGCCAGCCGGAGCGCGGTGACGCTGCCGCCGAAGCCGGACCCGATGACGAGCACGTCGTACCGCATGACCGCATCATTACCGCTCGGTAGCCATCGCGCCAGCGCCCGATTTCGCGGGATCATGCTCCCGTCCGCGATCCGGAGGCGCCCGCCCGCAACTCGGTGCCCCCGTCGGGGCGTTGTCATTACCGGGGGTGTCGCATGACTCAGCGGACAGGGGCGCCACGCCCTCGATGGGTGCTGGGGCTCGCCGCCCTCGCGGCCGTGGTCCTGGTGGCCGTGGCCACCCTGGTGGTCACCCGGCTCGTCCGCGACGACGGGCCGCGGCGCGCGATCGGGCCGACGGGCGGCACCGGGACGCCGCAGGCCAGCCCCACCCCCAGCCCGACCGCGCCCCCCGGTGCCGGCATCACCGGCCCGCTCAACCTCCTGCTCGTCGGGGTGGACACCCGGGTCAGCGTGCCGGGCTGGGAGCCGCACGGCGACGCCGTGCTGGTGCTGCACGTGCCGAAGGGCCTCGACCGGGCGTACCTCTTCTCCCTCCCCCGCGACCTGCTGGTCGACATCCCGGCCTTCCCGAAGGCCGGCTACCGCGGCGGGAGGACCAAGCTCACCCACGCGATGAGCTACGGCAGCCGGGTGCCCGGCAAGCCCAAGCAGCCGAGCACCGCCCAGGGGTACGAGCTGCTGCGCAGCACGGTCAGCGGCTACACGGGGCTGCGCTTCGACGCCGGCGCGGTGCTCACCTTCAACGGCTTCGACCGGCTGGTGGACACCCTCGGCGGGGTGGACCTCTACGTCGACCAGCGGGTGGTCTCGCTGCACCGCCGCCCCGACGGCCGGCACCGGGAGCCCGCGCCGGGCGGCGGGGGCTACGTCGGGCCGCAGATGGTCTACGAGAAGGGCGAGCGGCACCTCACCGGCTGGCAGGCGCTGGACTACGCCCGGCAGCGCTACGTCACCGGCGGCGGCTACGCCCGGCAGCGCCACCAGCAGCAGCTGATCAAGGCACTGGCCACGAAGATCCTCGGCGAGGACCTGGCCCGGCAGCCGGAGCGCGTCCAGCAGGTGGTCGACGCGCTCGGCGACACCCTGGTCTACGCGGGCGGGCCGCGCGTCGTGGACGTCGCGTACGCCCTCGGCGGGCTCACGCCGGAGAGGTTCGTGCTGGTCGACCTGCCCGGCGCGGGCGTCGGCAAGGGCAGCGGCTACCGGGGCGAGGAGCTCACGTCGACCGGGCGGAAGTTCCTCACCGAGCTGCGCGCCGGCCGGGCCGACGCCCACCTCGCCGCCAACCCGAAGCTGCGCATCACGCGCTGAGCACCGTCACCGGCGCTCGTGCGGGCGGAGGTGGGCCGTCACCGGCGCTCGGGGCGGGCGGGGCGCTGCGTGCCGTACAGCCACGCCTCGAAGAGGTCGTCGAGCTGCTCGCCCGAGACCCGCTCGGCCAGCGCGACGAACTCGGCCGTGGTCGCGTTGGCGTCGCGCTTCTGCGCCGCCCAGGTCTTCAGAATCTCGAAGAACGCCTTGTCGCCGACGGCCACCCGCAGCGCGTGCACGGTCATCCCGCCGCGCTGGTAGACCGACTCGCTGAACAGGTTCTCCGCCCCCGGCTCGCCCGGCGGCGTCCGCCACACCTGGCCGGACGAGCCGGCGTAGCGAGCGTCGAACGCCTGCTGGGCGGTGCGCCCGCCGTCGTGCTCGGCCCACAGCCACTCGGCGTACGTCGCCAGGCCCTCGTTGAGCCAGATGTCCTGCCACTTCGCCAGCGACACGCTGTTGCCGAACCACTGGTGCGCCAGCTCGTGGGCGACCACGCCGGTGTTCTCGCCGCCGGAGAAGAAGCTCGCGGAGTAGACCGGGCGGCTCTGCGTCTCCAGGGCGTACCGGATCCGGGCGTCGGAGACCACCACGCCGCCGTACGCCCCGAACGGGTACGGTCCGAACACGCTCTCCAGGTGGTCGGCCACCTCGACCGTGTCGGCGATCGACCGGTCCGCCGCGCCCTCCGGCAGGTCGGTGGTGACCGCGTGGAACACCGGCCGCCCCTTGTGCTCGCCCTCGGTGATCCGGAACCTCCCGATGACGACGGTGCTCAGGTAGCTCGCCATCGGGCTGCGCTCGGCCCACTTCCAGGTGGTCCAGCCGCCGGTGGTGCTCCTCCCCGCCGGCACACCGTTGCTGACCGCCGTCAGCCCCTTCGGCACGGTGATCTCGAAGTCGTAGGTGGCCTTGTCCGAGGGGTGGTCGTTGACCGGGAACCACGTGCTCGCCGACTCGGGCTGGCCGAGGGCGATCGCCCCCTCGTCGGTGTGCAGGAAGCCCCCGACGCCGAGGGCCTCGTTGCGCAGCGGCTCCGGCTCCCCCTCGTACGCGATCTCGGCGACGAAGCCGTTGCCCGCGATCAGGCCCCGGGCCGGCGTGACGACCAGCTCGTCGCCCTTGCGGGCGTGCTTCGCCGGGGCCCCGTCCACGGTCACCGACCGCACGGTCAGCCCGGCCAGGTCCAGGTTGAACGCGGACAGGTCGCCGGTCGCCGCCGCCTGCACGATGGTGGTCCCGGTGAGCCGGTCCTCCGCCGGGTCGTAGCGCACCTTGACGGTGTAGCGGCTGACGTCGTACCCGCCGTTGCCGTAGGTCGGGAAGTACTCGTCGCCCGCGCCGGCCGCCCCGGGCGTGAACTGGCGCGACGCCCCGGGCGTGGAGGTGCCCGGGGTCGGGGCCGGGGCCGGCTCGTCGGCCGACCCGCATCCGGCCAGCCCGAGCGTCCCGGCCAGCAGCAGGCCGGTGCCCGCGCACAGCGTCCGCCGCGACAGCGTCATCGCCTCGTCCCTCCCTGCGCCGCCGGCTGCCCC
The sequence above is drawn from the Micromonospora sp. M71_S20 genome and encodes:
- the guaA gene encoding glutamine-hydrolyzing GMP synthase, translating into MSTPRPVLVVDFGAQYAQLIARRVREANVYSEIVPHSMPVAEMLAKDPAAIILSGGPSSVYAPGAPQIDAGMFSSGVPVFGICYGFQAMAQALGGTVARTGNREYGGTPLRARPEAGVLLRELPDDLPVWMSHGDCVTEAPEGFTVTAESAGAPVAAFEDVAGRRAGVQFHPEVGHTAHGQEMLRRFLHDIAGIEPTWTPENIIDEQVARIREQVGDKEVICGLSGGVDSAVAAALVHEAVGDQLTCVFVDHGLLRAGEAEQVEKDYVAATGIKLKVVDAQERFLDALAGVTDPEQKRKIIGREFIRVFEAAAREVAAHGDVEFLVQGTLYPDVVESGGGTGTANIKSHHNVGGLPEDLKFALVEPLRTLFKDEVRALGLQLGLPEAMVWRHPFPGPGLAIRIIGAVDRERLDLLRRADLIAREELTAAGLDRGVWQFPVVLLADVRSVGVQGDGRSYGHPVVLRPVSSEDAMTADWSRLPYEVVARISTRITNEVAEVNRVVLDVTSKPPGTIEWE
- a CDS encoding bacteriorhodopsin; its protein translation is MTEWWLWMYVAAMAGGVVLFSRWSADPRGVPRSEYRVAIAIPLWSGFWYLILALGAGTAEVAGHTLYWARYVDWAVSSPLLLVALMLTATHSLPGRCWGLTGALVGANLVVFLCGLAAELAANDTIRYTLFTIGVLALLGLYGLIWGPLRAHAHRQPEGIAAVYTEAALLLSVLWVGYPVFWMIGPAGVGLVSSATTSLLFVLLSILTKVGWSILDLGRLRALSARDQLTVV
- a CDS encoding Brp/Blh family beta-carotene 15,15'-dioxygenase — its product is MSGSGPRVPVSDDRASARTRRPPAGAAEGPGRRDRLLRRVGTATQLALGGLLAWSPLIDAAGPGGSPAFLVAGLLLGLPHGAVDHLVPARLSARARPLSARVALLAAYAAVAGAGLTVFRAAPDLALVGFLIVSVVHFGTADVAFHAERDRRPARPGVTAVLAYGGPPVVVPLALWREQVDPLLAAVAPQAPALLTDEVRALALATVLCAVAATAIRDVRAGRARDAVPPVLLVGLFGTVPPALAVGAYFAVWHSCRHVARLLRHDPRNTADLAAGRVGPPLRRFARQAAAPTAVALAALLALVTWPGHRADPLPATFAVLAALTLPHAVLVAWADRRGPGPSRRAGDGLLPRRGARRRG
- a CDS encoding FAD-dependent oxidoreductase, producing the protein MRYDVLVIGSGFGGSVTALRLAEKGYSVGVLEAGRRFADDEFPQTSWRLRRFLWAPRLGCYGLQRLTLLRPADRKAGGGVLVLSGAGVGGGSLVYANTLYEPLDAFYTDPQWRDVTDWRDELAGHYDQAKRMLGATTYPLVTRADRAMRAVADRMGVGHTHHATPVGVFIGRPGQRATDPYFGGAGPERTGCTHCGACMTGCRRGAKNTLVKNYLWLAERLGARVHPLTTVTAVRPADGGGYAVHTVRTGAWLRARRQVIHADQVVFAAGALGTQRLLHTMKAEGALPALSPRLGELTRTNSEAILGASVPRRRARSEGLDFTEGVAITSSFHPDPQTHIEPVRYGRGSNAMGLLQSLLVDGGPRRLRRWVGVLLRQPGTAARLLSVRGWSERTVIALVMQSVDNSLTTRLRRGPFGRHLVSGPGHGAPNPTWIPAGNQAARLLAEEIGGTPGGALTEPFDIPMTAHILGGAVIGATPTDGVIDPWHRVFGHPGLHVVDGAAVSANLGVNPSLTITAQAERAMSFWPNKGDVDPRPPLGAPYRRLAPVAPRLPAVPADAPGALRW
- a CDS encoding LCP family protein — protein: MTQRTGAPRPRWVLGLAALAAVVLVAVATLVVTRLVRDDGPRRAIGPTGGTGTPQASPTPSPTAPPGAGITGPLNLLLVGVDTRVSVPGWEPHGDAVLVLHVPKGLDRAYLFSLPRDLLVDIPAFPKAGYRGGRTKLTHAMSYGSRVPGKPKQPSTAQGYELLRSTVSGYTGLRFDAGAVLTFNGFDRLVDTLGGVDLYVDQRVVSLHRRPDGRHREPAPGGGGYVGPQMVYEKGERHLTGWQALDYARQRYVTGGGYARQRHQQQLIKALATKILGEDLARQPERVQQVVDALGDTLVYAGGPRVVDVAYALGGLTPERFVLVDLPGAGVGKGSGYRGEELTSTGRKFLTELRAGRADAHLAANPKLRITR
- a CDS encoding M1 family metallopeptidase, producing the protein MTLSRRTLCAGTGLLLAGTLGLAGCGSADEPAPAPTPGTSTPGASRQFTPGAAGAGDEYFPTYGNGGYDVSRYTVKVRYDPAEDRLTGTTIVQAAATGDLSAFNLDLAGLTVRSVTVDGAPAKHARKGDELVVTPARGLIAGNGFVAEIAYEGEPEPLRNEALGVGGFLHTDEGAIALGQPESASTWFPVNDHPSDKATYDFEITVPKGLTAVSNGVPAGRSTTGGWTTWKWAERSPMASYLSTVVIGRFRITEGEHKGRPVFHAVTTDLPEGAADRSIADTVEVADHLESVFGPYPFGAYGGVVVSDARIRYALETQSRPVYSASFFSGGENTGVVAHELAHQWFGNSVSLAKWQDIWLNEGLATYAEWLWAEHDGGRTAQQAFDARYAGSSGQVWRTPPGEPGAENLFSESVYQRGGMTVHALRVAVGDKAFFEILKTWAAQKRDANATTAEFVALAERVSGEQLDDLFEAWLYGTQRPARPERR